The sequence GCATATGGTGAGTTTCAAGCTACTGTGCCTTCAGCACAGACCGTTGCGCAATGCTTCATACGACACACACAGACTCCATCGCCCTACAGTGTGGCGTCTGCAAGCTTCTGCACATGACGATTGTGCAAACGGAGCACCTGTTGTGCGAGTTGTTCCTCGAATTAGAACATGTGAAGAACAACACCACTCCCAAACGCCCATCACCTAGCTGATTTCTGTCAACGACGCCATGACACAGGCCTCCAGTGATGCCCACCTCAACAATATCCTCTTAGCTAAGCAGGCCAAGGTCTGTTTTGCCATGGCGCCGGGCTTTGCGGTGGACTGTGTGGAGACCCTGAGTGAGATCAAGCTGGAGGATGCTGAGGTCTTCAAAAAGAACGGTGGCCGCAGGTTTATTTACGTTCCCTGCCTCAACGACAGTGACGCCCACGTTAAAGTGCTCATCTCATTCTTTGGCACCTGAGTTGAtactgcagcaccgctaTTGTGGGCTCCTTACTGGcttgtttcttttctctcgctaTCAATCAACTACACATTTTGCATCAACCAACCCACACGCCTCAACTGCCATTCGTGCTGACTCGACCCGCTGAGGAGCCTGACGAGGTAATGTGCATCACCATCGCAGTGACCACGTTTCTTGCTTCTTTTCAGTCTAATGTGCTTGCGTGCGTCGGTGCGCATGTCACTGCGCAGTgccgcaccaccagcagTGGCACTCGGTGCGGTGCAGGTTGCTCTTTTCCACTTCTCACGCAAAGGTCCAGCAAAGTACAAAACGGAGCAGGTTCTCGGCAGCTCgccagagagaagaggaaaacaaatAACCGATGCCCCTCATggttctctctccttcgctttATGCTGCTCGTTGAGCATGAGGTCTGTGCTCGAGATGACTCTTTTTggggcaccgctgcagcagactCTCGCAATGCACGTGCTTGTGCGTTTCTGCTTTCATCCACATTCATTCATTTCCATTTTTTCCCGTTCCCCgcacctctcgctctcttccgtGAGTCGTTCCCCCCTTGCGGCAAGCACAAGTCGTATCTGTCTGCTGTCGTGAATCAATCGGAAGGGCACACCTGCGGCCGCCATTGCTGTCAGCACCTTTCTTCCACCGGTTATGGCCATTCTCAAAATGGAGTTTTTTCACGTTGTCGACCCCGTGACAACTGCACCCAGCTCCATGGNNNNNNNNNNNNNNNNNNNNNNNNNNNNNNNNNNNNNNNNNNNNNNNNNNNNNNNNNNNNNNNNNNNNNNNNNNNNNNNNNNNNNNNNNNNNNNNNNNNNTGATGTACTGTGATGATACGAGGCGCTGTATGATATTTGCTTCCGCACGCTGAAGCTGACGACGCCGATGTTCGGTGACCTGAACcacctcgtcgctgctgtgatgTCTGGCGTGACCTGCTGCCTGCGCTTCCCCGGCCAGCTGAACTCTGACCTGCGCAAGCTTGCCGTGAACCTCGTGCCGTTCCCGCGCCTGCACTTCTTCATGATGGGCTTcgcgccgctgacgagccGCGGCTCGCAGCAGTACCGCGGCCTGTCCGTCGCGGAGCTGACGCAGCAGATGTTTGACGCCAAGAACATGATGCAGGCCGCCGACCCGCGCCACGGCCGCTACCTCACCGCGTCCGCGCTGTTCCGCGGCCGCATGTCGACGAAGGAAGTCGACGAGCAGATGCTGAACGTGCAGAACAAGAACTCCAGCTACTTCATCGAGTGGATCCCGAACAACATCAAGTCCTCCATCTGCGATATCCCGCCCAAGGGCCTCAAGATGTCCGTCACCTTCATCGGCAACAACACCTGCATCCAGGAGATGTTCCGCCGCGTCGGCGAGCAGTTCACCGGCATGTTCCGCCGCAAGGCCTTCCTCCACTGGTACACCGGTGAGGGCATGGACGAGATGGAGTTCACCGAGGCCGAGTCCAACATGAACGACCTTGTCTCCGAGTACCAGCAGTACCAGGACGCGaccgtcgaggaggagggcgagtacgacgaggaggaggaggcctaCTAGACGGTGTCTGAGTGAGAGATGCACGCCGTACGCGCTACGCCGCTCTCTTGCACGtgttcgtttcttttcctacttgttctcttttttgttcgGTTTCTCTTGTGTACCGCAGTTGATGGATCCGGTGGCCTGGCGCGACTTGATGTActgacggtgctgcagcgacacgcgCTTGCGCGCGCACTCGTCttgtcctccctcccctcccacccctgTGACCTCCTCGCACCACTTGCTTCACACTCCCTCTGCGCGTTCGCGTAGGTGCCGCGCCGCGCGTGCAGCACCCCTGTTCGCCAGAGAGTGGAGTCACAGGGCGAGCGTGGAGGGTGGTGGGCGCCGTGCGGTGCGTGTCGGAGTGAGTGAGCTACTCCCCGCCGCCCAGCACGCCAGCGcccctcttcgtttttttaTCCTCTCTTCCCATGTCTACTTGTTTCTCCGCGTCGCTTGGCGGGGCGAAATCCGAATTGAGCGCCCCCGCCGCAGGGGCagggcagcaccgccgccgtggcgcgCTGGAGATGGCTCCGCGTCACCCACGACGGCAGGCGAGGCAGGGGGAGTCGTGCGGTGCGACGGCATGGAGGTGGGgcgccgcgcgcgtgcactCGCGTTTTCTCGACGGCCCTGTCTCGtggcacccctcccctcccacccctgcctcctccgccaccactgcagcgTCTCTTCTGCCACCTGTGCGGagcggccgccgcccttgGCCCTTGTCTCTCCGCACCAGCCCGCGGTCACCTGTGTCGCACCCCGTCTCCCTCGCTTTGCCCCGCCTCTCCCGGTCTCGAAACCCCTTCAAAACGTTGCTGCGCAACATCTCGGAAATATTCTGCACGGCGCTGTTCTCGTgtcgcacgcacacccgcaacacacgcgcacgtgcccCCGACCCCGACCCcgcccaccccaccccacccagTAACCACCACTCCCCAACCCCCAaccccctccaccacacatccccttttctttcgctcttcgCGGCTCTGTCAACATGCGTGAGATCGTTTCCTGCCAGGCCGGCCAGTGCGGCAACCAGATCGGCTCTAAGTTCTGGGAGGTGATCGCCGACGAACATGGCGTCGATCCGACTGGCTCTTACCAGGGCGATTCGGATTTGCAGCTGGAGCGCATGAACGTGTACTTCGATGAGTCGGCCGGAGGCCGCTACGTGCCGCGCGCCGTGCTGATGGACCTCGAGCCGGGCACTATGGACTCTGTCCGCGCCGGCCCGTACGGCCAGCTGTTCCGCCCGGACAACTTCGTTTTTGGCCAGTCCGGCGCTGGCAACAACTGGGCCAAGGGCCACTACACTGAGGGCGCCGAGCTGATCGACTCCGTGCTTGATGTGTGCcgcaaggaggcggagagctgCGACTGCCTGCAGGGCTTCCAGCTGTCTCACTCCCTCGGTGGCGGCACGGGCTCCGGCATGGGCACGCTGCTCATTTccaagctgcgcgaggagtACCCGGACCGGATCATGATGACCTTCTCCgtcatcccctccccccgcgtGTCGGATACGGTGGTCGAGCCGTACAACAccactctctctgtgcaccaGCTGGTGGAGAACTCCGACGAGTCGATGTGCATCGATAACGAGGCGCTGTATGATATTTGCTTCCGCACGCTGAAGCTGACGACGCCGACGTTCGGTGACCTGAACcacctcgtcgctgctgtgatgTCTGGCGTGACCTGCTGCCTGCGCTTCCCCGGCCAGCTGAACTCTGACCTGCGCAAGCTTGCCGTGAACCTCGTGCCGTTCCCGCGCCTGCACTTCTTCATGATGGGCTTcgcgccgctgacgagccGCGGCTCGCAGCAGTACCGCGGCCTGTCCGTCGCGGAGCTGACGCAGC comes from Leishmania braziliensis MHOM/BR/75/M2904 complete genome, chromosome 33 and encodes:
- a CDS encoding beta-tubulin; its protein translation is MFGDLNHLVAAVMSGVTCCLRFPGQLNSDLRKLAVNLVPFPRLHFFMMGFAPLTSRGSQQYRGLSVAELTQQMFDAKNMMQAADPRHGRYLTASALFRGRMSTKEVDEQMLNVQNKNSSYFIEWIPNNIKSSICDIPPKGLKMSVTFIGNNTCIQEMFRRVGEQFTGMFRRKAFLHWYTGEGMDEMEFTEAESNMNDLVSEYQQYQDATVEEEGEYDEEEEAY
- a CDS encoding beta-tubulin yields the protein MREIVSCQAGQCGNQIGSKFWEVIADEHGVDPTGSYQGDSDLQLERMNVYFDESAGGRYVPRAVLMDLEPGTMDSVRAGPYGQLFRPDNFVFGQSGAGNNWAKGHYTEGAELIDSVLDVCRKEAESCDCLQGFQLSHSLGGGTGSGMGTLLISKLREEYPDRIMMTFSVIPSPRVSDTVVEPYNTTLSVHQLVENSDESMCIDNEALYDICFRTLKLTTPTFGDLNHLVAAVMSGVTCCLRFPGQLNSDLRKLAVNLVPFPRLHFFMMGFAPLTSRGSQQYRGLSVAELTQQMFDAKNMMQAADPRHGRYLTASALFRGRMSTKEVDEQMLNVQNKNSSYFIEWIPNNIKSSICDIPPKGLKMSVTFIGNNTCIQEMFRRVGEQFTGMFRRKAFLHWYTGEGMDEMEFTEAESNMNDLVSEYQQYQDATVEEEGEYDEEEEAY